One genomic region from Coregonus clupeaformis isolate EN_2021a unplaced genomic scaffold, ASM2061545v1 scaf0013, whole genome shotgun sequence encodes:
- the LOC121546271 gene encoding bile acid-CoA:amino acid N-acyltransferase-like — MGRIKCPLLLVVGEDDQNWATVKSAEDMAQMMRAAGNEHLLTILKYPDAGHLIEPPYTPHFRASNFIVPQTRQKVIMLWGGYPKPHADAQEDSWEKSLGFLRQHLYPSHASGPKAKL; from the exons ATGGGGAGGATAAAGTGTCCATTGCTGTTGGTCGTCGGGGAGGATGATCAGAACTGGGCGACAGTGAAATCTGCAGAGGAC ATGGCCCAGATGATGCGTGCAGCGGGTAATGAGCACCTACTGACCATTCTAAAATACCCTGATGCTGGACACCTCATTGAGCCGCCCTACACACCCCACTTCAGAGCCAGCAACTTCATAGTGCCTCAAACACGACAGAaag tgatCATGTTGTGGGGAGGGTACCCAAAGCCGCACGCCGATGCTCAAGAAGACTCCTGGGAAAAGAGCCTTGGCTTTCTACGGCAACACCTGTACCCCAGCCATGCCTCTGGCCCTAAGGCCAAGCTGTGA
- the LOC121546614 gene encoding arg8-vasotocin receptor-like gives MMEAPGNSTGALGNSSDPFGRNEEVAKIEITVLSVTFVVAVVGNLSVLLAMYMSRRKPSRMHLFMKHLSLADLVVAFFQVLPQLCWEITFRFFGPDFLCRIVKHLQVLGMFASTYMMVMMTLDRYIAICHPMQTLHQPTQRAYMMIGATWVCSLILSMPQYFIFSLSEVHPGSAVYDCWGHFIQPWGVRAYITWITVGIFLVPVAVLMLCYGFICRSIWRNIKYKTQKGTSAMALATKNGLIGKSSVSSVTTISRAKLRTVKMTFVIVLAYVVCWAPFFTVQMWSVWDESFSWDDSENTAVTLSALLASLNSCCNPWIYMIFSGHFLSDMVHCLPCCRRLLQKFGHQDSNSSIRRTTLLTRVPPPALPQRSSEQSSCKDCIHHSHRNCQSIPVES, from the exons ATGATGGAGGCCCCTGGGAACTCCACCGGTGCTCTTGGGAACTCCAGCGACCCGTTTGGCCGGAACGAGGAGGTCGCCAAGATCGAGATCACGGTGCTTAGCGTGACCTTCGTCGTGGCTGTGGTGGGGAACCTGAGCGTGCTGCTGGCCATGTACATGAGCCGACGGAAGCCCTCGCGCATGCACCTGTTCATGAAGCACCTGAGCCTCGCGGACCTGGTGGTGGCCTTCTTCCAGGTGCTGCCGCAGCTCTGTTGGGAGATCACCTTCCGCTTTTTCGGGCCTGACTTCCTGTGCCGCATCGTCAAGCACCTGCAGGTGCTAGGGATGTTCGCGTCCACCtacatgatggtgatgatgacgcTGGACCGCTATATCGCCATCTGTCACCCGATGCAGACCCTTCACCAGCCCACGCAGCGCGCCTATATGATGATCGGAGCCACCTGGGTGTGTAGTCTTATCCTGAGCATGCCCCAGTATTTTATCTTCTCCCTGAGCGAGGTCCACCCAGGCTCGGCGGTGTATGACTGCTGGGGTCACTTCATCCAGCCGTGGGGCGTGCGCGCCTACATCACCTGGATCACCGTGGGCATCTTCCTCGTGCCCGTGGCCGTGCTCATGCTGTGCTACGGCTTTATCTGCCGATCCATCTGGCGGAACATCAAGTACAAGACCCAGAAGGGCACGAGCGCGATGGCACTTGCGACCAAGAATGGGCTGATCGGGAAGAGTTCAGTCAGCAGCGTCACCACCATCTCGCGCGCCAAGCTGCGCACAGTGAAGATGACTTTCGTGATCGTGCTGGCGTACGTGGTGTGCTGGGCTCCGTTTTTCACCGTGCAGATGTGGTCGGTGTGGGATGAGAGCTTCTCGTGGGATG actccgAGAACACCGCAGTCACGCTCTCGGCTCTGCTGGCCAGTCTGAATAGCTGCTGTAACCCGTGGATCTACATGATCTTCAGCGGCCACTTCCTCTCTGACATGGTCCACTGTCTGCCGTGCTGCCGGAGGCTGCTCCAGAAGTTCGGCCATCAGGACTCGAACAGCAGCATCCGCCGCACCACACTCCTGACCCGGGTACCGCCACCGGCCCTACCCCAGCGGAGCTCGGAGCAAAGCTCTTGCAAAGATTGCATCCACCACTCCCACAGGAACTGTCAATCAATCCCGGTGGAGTCTTGA